The region TCGCAGAGCATTCTGAGTGAGATTATAAGAAGCTAATAAAACTCCCGGTTTCTCCCATAAGCGATTTTCATTAAAATAAGATTCACTAAGCCCTGCATGATCTGACGGATACCAAATGCTTGATATTGGTAAATCCGTATAAGAGCCTCCGCCCAAGATTCTCTCATTGCTACTCCCCATTTCCCAGAATCGATTACTGCACTTAAAAAAGGTCTTTTGATTGCTAACATAAGTGACTTCCTTGATTGCCTGCATTTTACTGGTAGAAAACATAGGGTATATATCAACAGTTCGAAGACTAGAGAAAGGAATCGCGCATATCACAAAATCAAATATCTGTTGATTAGTCTCTAAAGATTTCACATCTTTGTAATCTATTACAATCTGTTCGCTAAAATCACTTTGACGGATACCTGTTACCATTTTTCCACTATTCCATGTAACATTTCCATAAGCTTCCGAATTAGAATTTGGCTTATTAGACACCAAGGAATTATAAAAAGAAAGGGGCAATTGCACCATTCCTCCTATTATCTCATATCGAAAAGCAGAATCTACTGTATAAGTTTCTTGCAGATTTTCAAAAAAACTATTGTAATATAAGGAACCAAGAAAAGGCGCAACACAGGATATTAACTCCATGGCCCCCTCACTTAACCCCCTCATCTCCATCACTTGCCGTATGTTATAATAATCTATTGATACAATCTGTTCTGAGTAATTTTCTCTAATCTCCAAAATTTCTCTTCGAATTTCCGGAGTTAAACTAAAAAGCAAAGTAGTTAGAGCATAATTTAATAACTCCTGCCAAGATGTTTCACTTTCCATCTGTGTTAGTGGAAATTCGGGATAGATTTTTTTCATAACATCTAACCCTTTGGGATCATTTCTCGCTCTTCTATTCCTTACATAAATAAATGCATTCTCATTGTCTTGGACAAATGGTCTCGTATTTAGACCAAACAGATTGATATAATGCCATACAGTTTCATGGATGACAGGAATTCGCATTGCTCCTAATTCCCCATACAACTGTTTGTCAGCATCAAAATAATATGTATAGACTCTTCCACCGATACGGCTTTCTTGCATTTCAAATATCGTGATATCGAAGCCAAGTTTTCTAAGCTCGTAAGCAGAAGATAACCCAGCAAGACCACCTCCTACTATCCCTACACTCTTCCCCTTGCATTTCTCTGGTGATACAATCGTTGTAATATCGACAGGTGGGCTTAGTAGTTCTATTAGATTATCAAAATCTTCCGGGTGCTTTGCCTCTTCTAAGGCAATTCTTATCATCTGATGTCTTTCTTCATCTGTTGGATTATTGGGTTGTTGAAATTTTATATCATTACTCACACAAATCCCACCTTTAGCTTTTGGAATATGAGATTCCAAATTATGATTTGTATAAGTATATTCGGAAGTCTTTGGAAGAATACTGCGGATGTTGGAAGTGGGGTGACTTTAATCTTAGTTCATTGTGGGTAAGCATTATTTAGTTACGGTTACTTGGCATCTTTTTCTATTCCTTACTATCCACTCATATACACCTAAAATTACACACCCAACTCCATAACACAGAATATCCATCCAATCAAAAGTTGAGCCAAGAATTATTCTAAAGAAAGTATTATTCTGTAATCCTAATGCCTGCACCAATTTAAAATACTGCAAAAACTCCACGCCTGCTGCAAAGACAAATAAATACAAAGGCATTAAGACATACTTTTCTGGAATTATAACACGTATTGCAGAGTAAAGTACGATAACAACCAACACATCTCCAATGTATGGGCGTACAAAGTTATCATGTACATATAATGCGATCAGCACCTCAATGATTATTAGTACTATAAATGCTACTGCATATTTTATTCTATATTTTCTTTTTTCGTCCTTTTGTAAGCTCATAGCTTTCCTCAATCATTCTTTTAATATCGTCTTCTGGAACGGTTCCATCTAAAATAATGGAATTCCAGTGTTCCTTATTTAAATGGTATGCTGGAACTACTGATGGGAAAGCATCCCTCCATAAGTCTCTCCATTCCGGATTACATTTTACATTAACCCAGATTAAGCCATCCTTTTCATAGATCCAAGCAAACACTTTCTTATTTTCCTTATGACGCATAACAGTCCAGTTTGGATCATGGAATGGGTAGTCTTCGTAGACATCTTTTAGGTTGGAGCAGTAGGTAATTATTTGGTAGCGTAGCTTCATCTTTGCTGACCTTTCACTTATTTGGTGTTATTTAAGGATACATTTATGAAAAGAATGCCGGTAAAATAATTCATAATCATTATTTTGGGTTACTCTCTTTGTTCATTATAATCTAAGTGCTACTAGTAATTATAACACTATTATTAAACCTGTAAATATTATTTTAAATTGCTTTAAATTCTTATATGAATCAGAATATTAAGGTAATTGCAATTATATCATTACGAACAAATAAATTAATTTACCAAGGTGTTACAACAGAATTATACTAGAATAATTACTTTTAAATGAAACATCATTTTACTATTTAGCCTTTTTCATTCGTCCTAAAAAACAATCCATAATGTAGCAGGGAGCAGGATACATGTTTCCTTAAACCATATTGTAGATTTACATGTTAGTTAATAAAATAATAGAACCTAATCGACTTGATTAGGTTCTATTAAAATTAAATTTTACTTTATTGCAATATAGTAGATTTTAGTATCTCCAAAATTACTTCCACCTGTATAAGGTCTTAACATATAGAAGATATAAGAAGAATTAATTTTTATTCCTTCCATTTCCAATTGTTTATTATTGTATGTATTACTGATATCAAGTGCAGTTTGGAAAGCACCGGTACTAGCTTTAAGTTTATTGATTTTAGCTACTCCATCTTCACTTCCGCCAGCAACATAAATATAACCATTGTATATATCATGTGATTGGTAACTATATACGCCTGCTGATAATACTCGATCAACTGTCCTACTTACTGTACTAATATATGGAGTTGTATTAAGCAAAGCATCCTCAATTTTAGCATTAGTTAAACCTCCATCAATATTATTAAAATAAATGTACTTTGACTCTGCACTATTAGCCTCTCTCACACATATACTAGCCGTTGAAAACGCTATTGATACTCTTTCATAAATTCGATCAGGATTGTATTGATTATGACCATTTGGAGAAGTATCTTTGGCAATACCACCATTTTTATCTACTGTATATGTGCCTATTACACTATAGCTTCCCTTCTTTCCTGATGTTGGTTTTATATATTCTACACATGAAATTTTAGTTGACCAATAGTAATCAGGAGCTGAAGCATAAGCGGCTGATCCAACCCATAAATATGTTTTACCATTCTCTTTAATTATTTCAAGTGATTCTCCATGTCCGAATCCTAAAAGTGCAATATAATCTTGTCCTGTTATTTGAGTACCACTGACAGTACATCTTATTACGAATGTTGTATCGAAACGTCTTGTAGTAAGATATACCTCACTTCCTATTTTCTTGTCAGAACTTTCAACAAAGGCTAAACTTTGTATTGCAGTTTCCTTATCTAGTTCAGATGATGGTATAATATTCTTTATGTTTATACTATAGGAACCTAATACGGATTCAGCTGCAGAAACAATTACACTTGGTGTTGATAAAATAAATACTAGTACTAATACGAATGTTACTACACTATTAATTATTTTCTTTAATAATCTCATATACCCACCTCCATAGATATTAATAAAATTGTTTCATTTCAATTGTGGATCCACATTTTTACTATATCATACTATTTCAAGACAAACAATACTATTATTAGTTATTATTCATTTTAATATCGCATTATTCTGTATATTTCGACTGTTTTACCATATTGCCTGTCTATTACTGTGCGTTTTTCCACTATAATAGCTCAAAAAATTTCACCTTCATTTGCATTGGAAAAGAAAGAGCTTACGAAAAAATGAAGCATTCATATGTGGGTTTGAGATCACCATATAAAAGTTATAACAATTATTTATTCAAAATATATAATGTATCAACATTTATTCCATGTATTAAATTTCAAAGAATTTTTTATATTTTTTCTCTCTTGTAAGCACTTACAAAATATGTTAAAATTAGTATGACTAAAAGATAATACTAGTTGGTTTATATTAGATTAAAAAGGAGGGGAGATTTCAAATTCTACGAAAGATAGCAACGAGTCAAAGCTAAGAACATTATACCTTTAATTATTCACAGACAAAAAATAAAACAAAGGGGTATTATTATGGCAAAAAAAATATGGAGAAAAGTAAGTTTATTAATTGTTTGTGTAATGTTTGTGGGTTTATTTCACTGTGTTCCTGCGAAGGCAGCAACTACATATTATTATGTTTCAACTACAGGTAGCGACTCCAATAATGGCACTACTAAGGAAACAGCTTTTAAAACTCTTACAAAAGCTTTAACTAAAGCTAGTGCAGGAACAACAATTTTTGTTTTAAATGGAACTTACAGTTATTCTACGACATTTAAACTAACTAGTAATGGTACGGCTTCTGAGCCAATAAAAATATTAAACTATAGCGGACATAGCCCTGTTATTGATTTTTCTAGTCAAGAATATGCGGATAGTTCAAGAGGTTTTCAAATATCGGGAAATTATTGGATTATCGCTGGTTTAACGATAACTGGTGCTGGGGATAATGGTATTCACATAAGTGGAAACTATAATCGAGTGCAAGATTGTTTTATCACTAAGTGCGGAGATACTGGTTTACAAATCAGTAATGGTGGTTCTTATAATACAATTACTCGTGTTACTTCCACTTACAATTATGATAAGAAAACGAATGGTGAGAATGCGGATGGTTTTGCAGCAAAATTAGGTATCGGACCTGGAAATGTTTTTACTTCCTGTAAAGCATACAATAATTCCGACGATGGATTTGACTTTTATGATGCGAAAAATGCAGTAAAGGTATATGACTGTGAAGCATCCTATAACGGAGTAGCGGATGGCAATGGAAATGGTTTTAAAGTAGGAGGAAATAACTCAGCGGATAATCATTATCTTGAAAATTGTACTGCCACAGGAAATCGTTCTAGAGGATATGACCAAAATAACAATACTGGTTATATTACACTAGTAAATTGTACTGGTACAAAAAACAACGTAAATTTCTATTTCCCAAAAGCACCGGCTTCTGGAACACATAAGTTTACTGGTTGTATCTCTTCTGGCGGAGCAAGCAAAGATAAAATTGTGGGAGCTACCGTTACGAACTGTTCATTTTATCAGTAAAAATAATATTATTTCAATTAGTATTAGAGTAGTAGGTTCTGATTCAGATGAAGATTAATTTTAAGGGATTTTATTGACACCTCATTAATATTTATATTAATATAGAGTACTTAAAAATCATATGGAATTATCAGGGGTTTTAAATCTGAATAATTAAGGGTAAAAGCCGCTGTAGGTGATTATAAGAATCAACTACAGCGGCTTTGAAATGATATCGAATATAATATTTTACCGATTAAATTTTTCAGACCCTTCAGTTGCCTCTTCTTTGAAGCACATAGAAATTTGTAAATTTTTCTATAGAGTAGGCTTTATTATTTCCCATACATTGCCCAAACAAATACTGGCAGAATTAGAATGCTATGTTTTAAAAAATATATCACAGAAAGCATTGGAAATAATTTTTAATAAAGTATCTTAAAGATATGGATTTAACACATATTTTCATAAAGATTACAATTTATAGATTCAAGGCATTTACAATTATTAGAATATATGATTTAGAAAATTAAAAGACTGGTAATTCAATCACCAATTGATTAGACACCAAGCTTTTGTAAGCCATGATGTAATCATTTGGCTAGATATTTTAATTAAGAATTACTACTCAAAATGTTCTCAAATAGGTTGCATTTCGATTTACAATGAGTGCATATTACACAAATAGTAACCAGTAAACATTATAAAAAGGCAATTACCCAATATAATTAGACATTGCCCCTATAAAATATCATAGCTTTTCTTGTTATTCCTATATCGTGTCTTTAATATCTGCTATCCACTTAACAGAAATCACCTTTTCAATTTTCTTTTTGGGCGATAGCTTATCAACAGGATTTACTATAAATTTTACCAATGGATTATCTTGATCAACATAGCTAACAAGCACTAGTATATATCTACTGCCATATTGGTTAGCCACACTCCACTCTTTATCTGTAAACAGTATGTTAGAACACTTATCAAGCAATCCTTTTACTTCAAAATATAAGTTTTCATCACCCTTCAATTCAAAATCATAGCCGCATCCATGTTCTGTTTTGTCAATTAATTCACCTTTATACTCCGAAAATTCTCCTTCCTCAAATTTTAATATAAATATTTTTTCTGCTTTTTTTCCTGACATCCCTCTAGTCGTATAACTGCGTGTCGACCTATCATTTTTATCATCATCGTCATCTATGTTCATAGTTTCTATATACAGTTCAATTTCTTCAATACGTTCATTTTTCTTCACATTATAGATAATATCTAATACTACATCTCTTAAAGCTAATTCGCTAAAATTATCATAAATTTCTAGCACTTGATTTCTGCTTGGACTTAGTTCTCTTTGATACCACCCCACTCTGCTATTTTCAAATAATGGATCAAATTGTTCTCGCATATTCTTGATAGTATTAGGCTTTA is a window of Lachnoclostridium phytofermentans ISDg DNA encoding:
- a CDS encoding flavin monoamine oxidase family protein translates to MSNDIKFQQPNNPTDEERHQMIRIALEEAKHPEDFDNLIELLSPPVDITTIVSPEKCKGKSVGIVGGGLAGLSSAYELRKLGFDITIFEMQESRIGGRVYTYYFDADKQLYGELGAMRIPVIHETVWHYINLFGLNTRPFVQDNENAFIYVRNRRARNDPKGLDVMKKIYPEFPLTQMESETSWQELLNYALTTLLFSLTPEIRREILEIRENYSEQIVSIDYYNIRQVMEMRGLSEGAMELISCVAPFLGSLYYNSFFENLQETYTVDSAFRYEIIGGMVQLPLSFYNSLVSNKPNSNSEAYGNVTWNSGKMVTGIRQSDFSEQIVIDYKDVKSLETNQQIFDFVICAIPFSSLRTVDIYPMFSTSKMQAIKEVTYVSNQKTFFKCSNRFWEMGSSNERILGGGSYTDLPISSIWYPSDHAGLSESYFNENRLWEKPGVLLASYNLTQNALRVGNLDYKIRIEKIKRQVEAVHGLPIGYLDTIVEDTKSIEWDNEQGFYGGFCYFSPEQKRLFSYAMIEPEFDEKVYFAGEHTSSTHGWQQGALQSGMRAANAIAQYCDVTFP
- a CDS encoding ribosomal maturation YjgA family protein, whose product is MSLQKDEKRKYRIKYAVAFIVLIIIEVLIALYVHDNFVRPYIGDVLVVIVLYSAIRVIIPEKYVLMPLYLFVFAAGVEFLQYFKLVQALGLQNNTFFRIILGSTFDWMDILCYGVGCVILGVYEWIVRNRKRCQVTVTK
- a CDS encoding MmcQ/YjbR family DNA-binding protein, with product MKLRYQIITYCSNLKDVYEDYPFHDPNWTVMRHKENKKVFAWIYEKDGLIWVNVKCNPEWRDLWRDAFPSVVPAYHLNKEHWNSIILDGTVPEDDIKRMIEESYELTKGRKKKI
- a CDS encoding right-handed parallel beta-helix repeat-containing protein; protein product: MAKKIWRKVSLLIVCVMFVGLFHCVPAKAATTYYYVSTTGSDSNNGTTKETAFKTLTKALTKASAGTTIFVLNGTYSYSTTFKLTSNGTASEPIKILNYSGHSPVIDFSSQEYADSSRGFQISGNYWIIAGLTITGAGDNGIHISGNYNRVQDCFITKCGDTGLQISNGGSYNTITRVTSTYNYDKKTNGENADGFAAKLGIGPGNVFTSCKAYNNSDDGFDFYDAKNAVKVYDCEASYNGVADGNGNGFKVGGNNSADNHYLENCTATGNRSRGYDQNNNTGYITLVNCTGTKNNVNFYFPKAPASGTHKFTGCISSGGASKDKIVGATVTNCSFYQ
- a CDS encoding DUF3883 domain-containing protein, translating into MDKKNKLGLIVAFYLSKYDRDGVKNLGYKSFNQAFNNIGEILGIKPNTIKNMREQFDPLFENSRVGWYQRELSPSRNQVLEIYDNFSELALRDVVLDIIYNVKKNERIEEIELYIETMNIDDDDDKNDRSTRSYTTRGMSGKKAEKIFILKFEEGEFSEYKGELIDKTEHGCGYDFELKGDENLYFEVKGLLDKCSNILFTDKEWSVANQYGSRYILVLVSYVDQDNPLVKFIVNPVDKLSPKKKIEKVISVKWIADIKDTI